From one Amphiura filiformis chromosome 13, Afil_fr2py, whole genome shotgun sequence genomic stretch:
- the LOC140167765 gene encoding monocarboxylate transporter 12-like: MKEVMDRGWSCVVLFGVFVTISLSFGFLQCIGVLYVDWQEDFDTSAQAVSWSSALSIGGYGISGLVSSVISLYVSCRWQAFFGGLLASISLTCSPWITRIIHLNIIMAVMGFGTGFVYTSGIVVLGYYFDKKLALATGIGVTGGGAGMFLAPLIRYLNDEYSWRGAMLIIGGMLGNICAVSTLYRMSHAEMINMAKIRPDVKGIPVKTKNKNSENDNNPDIKMGKSQLMLVRHPGTQNGKNLLLLGIAGLTCLLGSLAKSYVALAIFAVVLGFTQSTQYALFTLLLREVVGVNYFKKIFGIATLLLEGTALIALPFMDWQEDFDTSAQAVGWSSAVSIGGYGISGLVSSVISPYVSCRWQAFFGGLVASISLTCSICITHIIHLYIIMAVMGLGIGLAFTSSIVVLGYYFDKKLALATGLGFSGSGAGLLILAPLIQYLNEEYSWRGVMLICGGMLGNICVSTALYRMSQAERVSMTGIRPDVKDTPLKTRKGNKGKEQNIDFESRIINFDSLPSRSSKQRQYVAKNVIRHSKAFVKSYTDVLSIRFVMICIVSSVLSGFGYFTALMYFVSNAINLGIPKTDAAFLLSIFGISGITGRLVYGPIIDKKIISPFYLGSLLLGTAGSSCFLGTLVRSYEALVIFSIVLGFSASTYNVLYPLLFREVIGVKYFKKIFGIGVILWDATSVVALPLMGYAYDVTGDYRVSFYAAGSAMLLNSIITVMDHVWVELDRRWQRPVLSFLVY; this comes from the exons GGCTGGTATCCAGTGTAATCAGTCTGTATGTAAGTTGTCGATGGCAAGCATTTTTCGGAGGATTACTTGCGTCTATTTCTCTGACTTGTTCCCCATGGATCACACGCATTATCCATCTTAATATCATCATGGCCGTTATGG GGTTCGGCACAGGTTTCGTATACACCAGCGGCATTGTAGTCCTAGGTTACTATTTCGACAAGAAGCTTGCTCTAGCCACCGGAATAGGAGTGACAGGCGGCGGTGCAGGAATGTTCTTGGCTCCTTTGATACGGTACTTAAATGATGAATATTCATGGAGAGGCGCCATGTTGATTATCGGAGGCATGCTGGGAAATATCTGTGCAGTTTCTACTCTATATCGAATGAGTCATGCTGAAATGATAAACATGGCGAAAATACGGCCAGATGTTAAAGGCATTCCAGTTAAAACTAAGAACAAAAATTCTGAAAATGACAATAATCCCGATATAAAAATGGGAAAATCACAGCTCATGTTGGTTCGCCATCCAGGAACTCAAAACGGAAAAAATCT TTTACTCTTGGGCATAGCAGGCTTGACCTGTTTACTTGGGTCTCTCGCTAAGTCCTATGTAGCATTGGCAATTTTCGCCGTAGTTCTTGGATTTACCCAATCCACACAGTACGCATTGTTCACATTGCTATTAAGAGAGGTGGTTGGAGTCAACTATTTTAAGAAGATATTTGGAATTGCTACGTTACTTTTGGAAGGTACGGCATTAATCGCTCTACCTTTTATGG ATTGGCAGGAAGATTTTGACACCAGTGCTCAGGCAGTTGGCTGGAGTAGTGCTGTTTCCATCGGTGGATATGGTATTTCAg GCCTTGTATCCAGTGTAATCAGTCCGTACGTAAGCTGTCGATGGCAAGCATTTTTCGGTGGATTAGTTGCGTCGATTTCTCTCACTTGTTCCATTTGCATCACACATATTATTCATCTTTACATCATCATGGCCGTTATGG GGCTCGGCATTGGTCTTGCATTCACCAGCAGTATTGTAGTACTAGGCTACTACTTCGATAAGAAACTCGCTCTAGCAACCGGACTAGGGTTCTCAGGTTCCGGCGCAGGATTGTTGATATTGGCTCCTTTGATACAGTACTTAAATGAAGAATATTCGTGGCGAGGCGTTATGTTGATTTGTGGAGGCATGTTGGGAAATATCTGCGTGTCTACTGCTCTGTATCGAATGAGTCAGGCTGAAAGGGTTAGCATGACAGGAATACGGCCGGATGTTAAAGACACTCCCTTAAAAACAAGAAAAGGAAACAAAGGAAAAGAACAAAATATTGACTTCGAAAGTAGAATCATCAATTTTGATAGTCTACCTTCTCGGAGTTCAAAACAGAGACAATATGTAGCCAAGAATGTGATAAGGCATTCAAAAGCATTTGTTAAATCATACACGGATGTTTTATCCATTCGTTTTGTAATGATATGCATTGTATCGTCCGTATTGTCCGGGTTTGGTTACTTCACAGCATTGATGTACTTTGTTTCAAACGCCATTAATCTCGGTATACCAAAAACGGACGCAGCTTTTCTTCTTTCTATCTTTGGTATAAGTGGAATAACAGGACGTCTTGTTTATGGCCCAATTATTGACAAAAAGATCATATCGCCATTTTATTTGGGAAGTTTACTCCTAGGTACAGCAGGCTCGTCATGTTTTCTAGGGACTCTCGTTAGGTCTTATGAAGCATTGGTAATATTCTCCATAGTTCTCGGATTTTCAGCATCCACATATAACGTATTGTACCCGTTGTTATTTAGAGAAGTGATTGGAGTCAAGTATTTTAAGAAGATCTTTGGAATTGGAGTAATATTGTGGGATGCCACGTCTGTTGTTGCTCTTCCCCTTATGG GTTATGCTTATGATGTAACTGGGGACTACCGTGTGTCATTTTACGCTGCTGGTAGTGCGATGTTGTTAAACAGTATTATCACTGTGATGGATCATGTTTGGGTGGAGCTTGATCGACGATGGCAAAGGCCGGTCTTATCATTCTTGGTTTATTAA
- the LOC140167766 gene encoding monocarboxylate transporter 12-like — translation MESCKDSGWSWVVLFGVFITSSLSFGFLRCTGVFYVDWQEDFEASAQAVGWSSAVSIGGYGISGLVSSVISPYVCCRWQAFFGGLFASISLTCSIWITSIIHLYIIMAVMGLGTGFAFTNSIVVLGYYFDKKLALATGIGVTGAGVGLFIFAPLIRYLSDEYSWRGAMLICGGMLGNTCASTSLYRMSLSEVISMAGIRPVVKDITLKTRKESSENEKNIDFENGIINFNSLPSGSSNPRTSVAKNVRRHSKAFVKSYTNVLSIRFVMICIVSSMLYGFGYYTSLMYFVSNAINLGIPKTYAAVLL, via the exons ATGGAATCCTGCAAGGACAGCGGATGGAGTTGGGTCGTCCTCTTTGGTGTATTTATAACAAGTTCGCTGAGTTTTGGGTTCCTACGATGTACTGGAGTGTTCTACGTAGATTGGCAGGAAGATTTTGAAGCCAGTGCTCAGGCAGTTGGCTGGAGTAGTGCTGTTTCCATAGGTGGATATGGCATTTcag GCCTGGTATCCAGTGTAATTAGTCCATACGTATGCTGTCGATGGCAAGCATTTTTCGGTGGATTATTTGCGTCTATTTCTCTCACTTGTTCCATTTGGATCACCAGCATTATTCATCTTTATATCATCATGGCCGTTATGG GGCTGGGCACTGGTTTCGCATTCACCAACAGCATTGTAGTACTAGGCTACTACTTCGACAAGAAACTCGCTCTAGCAACCGGAATAGGAGTAACAGGTGCCGGCGTAGGATTATTCATCTTCGCTCCTTTGATAAGGTACTTAAGTGATGAATATTCATGGCGAGGCGCTATGTTGATTTGCGGAGGCATGCTGGGAAATACCTGCGCGTCTACCTCTTTGTATCGAATGAGCCTATCTGAAGTGATTAGCATGGCAGGAATACGGCCGGTTGTTAAAGACATTACCTTAAAAACAAGAAAGGAAAgttctgaaaatgaaaaaaatatcgacTTTGAAAATGGAATCATCAATTTTAATAGTTTGCCTTCTGGGAGTTCGAACCCGAGAACATCTGTAGCCAAGAATGTGAGGAGGCATTCAAAAGCATTTGTAAAATCCTACACGAACGTTTTATCCATTCGTTTTGTAATGATATGCATTGTATCGTCCATGCTGTACGGTTTTGGGTACTATACATCACTGATGTACTTTGTTTCAAACGCCATAAATCTTGGAATACCAAAAACATACGCGGCTGTTCTCCTG